The segment CAAGGCTCATGGGGTGGCATATGTTCCGCCTGTCGCACCGAAATCGTCAGGTCCGGATTATGCCGGTCATTGGGCGGAATCAACCATCAGGTTTTTGATTCAGGAAGGGATCATGAAGGGGTACCCGGGCGGCTCTTTCAGGCCGGATCAGTACCCAACACGGGCGGAATTGGCAGCCGCGATCAAAAAGGCGATCGATTATGTTTTGTCCAGGAAATAAACCGGGAGGCTCCAGAAGGGGCTTCCCATTTTTTGTTTTTGTGTTTTATAATAAGTTGAGTAAACATTTGCAAGAGGATTTTAATTTGTTCGGAAGAAAAATTCGATTTCTGCCACAGAAACCGAATTTTCATGGAAAGACAACAAAATTCGGATCACGGAGGATGGGTATTTGGGTGTCAGAAGAGGTCATCGGAATCGTCTGAATCCCGGTCCGTCATATTAAGACGGCGGTAATATCCT is part of the Effusibacillus pohliae DSM 22757 genome and harbors:
- a CDS encoding S-layer homology domain-containing protein, translated to ETVMPACLLECGFIDSADANQLKDTGFLNGLAESIVRGVCKAHGVAYVPPVAPKSSGPDYAGHWAESTIRFLIQEGIMKGYPGGSFRPDQYPTRAELAAAIKKAIDYVLSRK